GCTGAATCATCGCTACTTTACCAGTAGAGAATAATTCTTCTACTTGTTGAGAATAGTCAAGGTTCACAGTAGGTTGAGCAGAATACTCGTTTTGTAAATCTAGTACTTTTTTAAATGCATCACTATGAGTGAATTCAACTTTGTTAGAATCAAATGCATTTAATACATTTTGATCAAATTCTGGAGCTAAGAATACGTTAGAGAGGTGTAGTCCAGTCACCCATGTTTCCTTTGCTGGGAGTGCAAATACTGCTTTAAGGCCCAAATCGTCTTTCTTTTTATCTAAAGTTTGAACTGCACCTTCTAATGCTGCATAGCTAGTAATACTTGCTGGATCAATTCCTGCTTCTTTTAATACATTTTTGTTATAAATGAATCCGTAACCTTCTTGGTTGTAAGGTAATCCTAATACTTTATCGTCTTTTGTTACCCCTTCGAGCGTTCCTTTTAGAGCAAGTTCTGCTGCTTTTGTATCAGAAAGATCTGCAAGCTTGTCTGCCCAATCTTTAACATCTTGTGGTCCACCAACGTTGTAAATAGTTGGCTCGTTACCAGATGCAAATTTTGATTTAAGCGCAGCACCGTAATCCTCACCGCCACCGACCGTAGTGATGTTGATGTTTACGTCTTTATTTTCTTTTTCATAAGCTTTAACTACTTCTTCAAATTGTTTTTTGAATTCTACCTTGAATTGAAAAATATCCACTGTTACCTTGTCCTTGTTTGAATCATCGCCTTCGGATGAGGAACAGCCAACTAAAGCTACACTAATTAATAAACCAAATGAAAGAAGTAATAGACCAATCTTTTTTGCTTTCACGAATGAAACCTCCCTATTTAATATGTTTTAATACTCCAACCACTCGTTAATGAAAACGTTTGCATTAATTTCAATAAAATAATTTCAGAAAACACTCTTCTGAAATTGTATGAGTCGCTTACAATGATGATAAATATTAGTAAAGCACTTATAATATGTAGGTTTTAATTAAGCAACATTTTTAAAATTTCAACAAAAATTGATGCAAACATTTGCATTGAAGGAGTTGAATTAATCTTAGCACAGTAACTTTTTTCTGACAATTAAAATATTTACCTTTTGCAGAAATTAAATAAAATGAAAAAAAGCAAGCGGTGGCGTCCCCCGCTTGCTTCATAGATTACATCATATTCATAAAGTTTGCGGATTTGTTATGGGCTTCATCCATCATGGACTGTACACGTGTTTGGTGTTCCAGTGTACTTGGGTCGACTTTCCGCACTCGTTTCATAATCGCCAAAATAAACAATTGAAATGGCATCATATTGAATCACTCCTTCTCTTTTCATTTTCCTTTCAGGTCGTATCTTTCTCCGTTATCATCCAATCAAGAAACACTTTTCCTCTTATCATTTTCTTCATCCTCCTTTATATTTTCTACATGTTGATCATGTATTGAATGGCTTTGTCACGGTTTCGATTGTAAAGCTTTTCAACTTGTTGACGTTT
This Pseudalkalibacillus berkeleyi DNA region includes the following protein-coding sequences:
- a CDS encoding ABC transporter substrate-binding protein, producing the protein MKAKKIGLLLLSFGLLISVALVGCSSSEGDDSNKDKVTVDIFQFKVEFKKQFEEVVKAYEKENKDVNINITTVGGGEDYGAALKSKFASGNEPTIYNVGGPQDVKDWADKLADLSDTKAAELALKGTLEGVTKDDKVLGLPYNQEGYGFIYNKNVLKEAGIDPASITSYAALEGAVQTLDKKKDDLGLKAVFALPAKETWVTGLHLSNVFLAPEFDQNVLNAFDSNKVEFTHSDAFKKVLDLQNEYSAQPTVNLDYSQQVEELFSTGKVAMIQQGNWAYGSIAGIDEELANSGIGMLPIPVEGYKEDSMPVGVPMYWAVNSNKDAKEIEAAKAFLDWLYTSETGKTTVLEDFKFIPAYEGYDTSKISDPLAKDIYEYAQNGKTLSWTFMGYPTGWGQQELGINIQKYLSDKMSWKELVSESQEAWEKARK